The Nitrosopumilus cobalaminigenes genome contains a region encoding:
- the argF gene encoding ornithine carbamoyltransferase, protein MKLKTKNLLTLGELSSKEFLGLIDESIKLKKELKKGGNKPVLKNKTLTMIFQKPSTRTRVSFEVGMYQLGGHAVNLSSNDMQLSRGESVEDTAKTLSRYSNCIMARVYDHELLETLSEHATIPVINGLSDTFHPCQILADFMTIKEKKKKLKGLKIAWIGDGNNVCNSMIYGAALSGIKMSIATPKGFEPDKNVVNSAKKSTDIELTTDPFVATKNADVIVADTFSSIHNLDKKRLQKFLPKFQVNDKLMESAKKDAIFLHCLPAKREQEVTSSVIDGPQSVVWDEAENRLHTQKALLAALIHA, encoded by the coding sequence ATGAAACTAAAAACAAAAAATTTACTCACGTTGGGGGAATTATCTTCAAAAGAATTTCTAGGATTAATTGATGAATCTATTAAACTAAAAAAAGAACTCAAAAAAGGTGGAAACAAACCTGTTCTTAAAAACAAAACACTAACAATGATTTTTCAAAAACCATCAACACGAACACGTGTTAGTTTTGAAGTTGGCATGTATCAATTAGGTGGACATGCAGTTAACCTATCATCAAATGATATGCAATTGTCTCGAGGAGAATCTGTAGAGGATACTGCAAAAACTCTTTCACGATACTCTAATTGTATTATGGCACGTGTATATGATCATGAATTATTGGAAACACTATCTGAACATGCAACAATACCTGTGATTAATGGACTCTCTGATACTTTTCATCCGTGTCAAATTTTGGCAGACTTTATGACAATCAAAGAAAAAAAGAAGAAACTCAAGGGACTAAAAATTGCATGGATTGGGGATGGCAATAATGTCTGCAACTCTATGATTTACGGTGCTGCTTTATCTGGAATCAAAATGTCTATTGCAACGCCGAAAGGGTTTGAACCAGACAAAAATGTTGTAAATTCTGCTAAAAAATCAACAGACATTGAATTGACAACTGATCCATTCGTTGCAACTAAAAATGCAGATGTGATAGTTGCAGATACTTTTTCATCTATTCACAATCTTGACAAAAAAAGACTACAAAAATTCTTACCAAAATTCCAAGTTAATGACAAATTAATGGAGTCTGCAAAGAAAGATGCGATCTTTTTGCATTGTCTTCCAGCAAAGCGAGAACAAGAAGTTACATCATCTGTAATTGACGGTCCACAATCTGTTGTTTGGGATGAGGCCGAAAACCGATTACATACTCAGAAAGCTTTGCTAGCTGCTCTGATTCACGCTTAA
- a CDS encoding 50S ribosomal protein L18, which yields MAYSKILRRLREEKTNYRKRGTMLMGKRDFITVNITNENTQVQILKPGMTGDKVVASAHSRSLLDKGWKGSRKSIPAAYLTGYLAGKKALGQGAKDAILYTGTRRYTQRMAAALKGVIDAGVEVPADAETFPADERINGEHLTVKNEVSKIKTSIDSEVK from the coding sequence ATGGCCTATTCGAAAATATTAAGACGATTAAGAGAGGAAAAGACCAATTATCGAAAACGTGGAACCATGTTGATGGGTAAACGTGACTTTATCACTGTAAATATTACTAATGAAAATACTCAAGTCCAAATTCTCAAGCCTGGAATGACTGGCGACAAAGTTGTAGCTTCTGCTCATTCTAGAAGTCTGTTGGACAAAGGTTGGAAAGGTTCTAGAAAAAGTATTCCTGCAGCATATCTTACAGGCTATTTGGCTGGTAAGAAAGCATTAGGACAAGGTGCAAAAGATGCAATTCTGTACACTGGAACTAGAAGATATACACAAAGAATGGCAGCTGCTCTGAAAGGAGTAATTGATGCAGGAGTTGAAGTACCTGCAGATGCAGAAACATTCCCAGCTGATGAAAGAATTAACGGTGAACACTTGACGGTAAAAAATGAAGTTTCTAAAATCAAAACTTCCATTGATAGCGAGGTAAAATGA
- a CDS encoding 30S ribosomal protein S5: MSQTAQSKDSRGPRGKPAPVYGRGPPGGAKDRPRRPRREPEEEVWVPKTILGQKVASGEISSLEEIIELGLRIQESGIIKKLLPDLKSEVVDVGIIQKMTSNGQSTRFKAIVAAGNENGYLGIGQGKSKQMRIAIEKATSQAFLNVQPIKMGCGSWECRCDQKHSVPFKVKGKGGSVTIEIIPGPRGLGLVAGGKIKRLLELAGLKDAWTTAKGSTPTMNSTSKAVLDCLRLTFSQG, translated from the coding sequence ATGAGTCAAACAGCACAATCTAAAGATTCACGAGGCCCACGTGGTAAACCTGCACCTGTTTATGGAAGAGGTCCACCTGGCGGAGCTAAAGATCGTCCAAGAAGACCAAGAAGAGAACCTGAAGAAGAAGTTTGGGTTCCAAAAACAATTTTAGGACAAAAAGTTGCATCTGGAGAAATTTCATCTCTAGAAGAAATTATAGAATTAGGATTAAGAATTCAAGAATCAGGAATTATCAAGAAACTATTACCTGATTTGAAAAGTGAAGTTGTAGATGTTGGAATCATTCAGAAAATGACTTCAAACGGACAATCAACTAGATTCAAAGCAATTGTTGCTGCAGGAAATGAAAATGGTTACTTGGGAATCGGTCAAGGTAAATCTAAACAAATGAGAATTGCAATTGAAAAAGCAACCAGTCAAGCATTCCTTAATGTCCAACCAATCAAAATGGGATGCGGCAGTTGGGAATGCAGATGTGATCAAAAACATTCTGTTCCTTTCAAAGTAAAGGGAAAAGGTGGAAGTGTAACAATTGAAATTATTCCAGGACCACGTGGATTAGGTCTTGTAGCAGGAGGTAAAATTAAACGATTATTGGAATTAGCAGGTCTTAAAGACGCATGGACTACAGCAAAAGGCTCTACTCCTACAATGAATTCCACTTCAAAAGCAGTATTGGATTGTCTTCGATTGACATTCAGTCAGGGTTGA